The Diadema setosum chromosome 1, eeDiaSeto1, whole genome shotgun sequence genome has a window encoding:
- the LOC140227556 gene encoding uncharacterized protein: MSTLPQPLSHCLVNQVRPTVSVPQTGVGTDIKPMIPTPIKPPIQEVKPSLLPGMSHPPLNVPSLPIMPSVSMQALQVNSQQINNHTQRSLPQKKCPNEFLHQNPQSERQLFYNDVAMQLYNSDFNKFASKKEFHGYLLEQQKWRWDTHSYIGNLETRVHNLLVNPNSGVAQNVARYRTIPIKCKSEDVKRCEATSKELENMATRIASVRQQLLHKKGTLLTSNDGNGVVWQNELSYIEQLFDRTDQMYNEVLSTLASVNQTWSHLQKSFTVEAAELADRRRLWRRRKENNRKRRKRMEKQLEKMEQRSCELLFHITSRAAYDRVRSHPEMPRIGPSEVNTDMLNGVKSKSDVRPLMHLISKGYLTPGAMEMVSQKIQKLECGIKTESHQQASQVGVNSLGTSRAHPTSEVNSMLPVVSGINSSPMIVSANSTVTQQSVPTVNLNTQLAK, translated from the exons ATGTCCACTCTTCCTCAGCCGCTCTCCCACTGTCTGGTCAACCAGGTCCGGCCCACGGTCAGTGTCCCCCAGACCGGGGTTGGGACTGACATCAAGCCCATGATCCCCACCCCAATCAAGCCCCCCATCCAGGAAGTGAAACCAAGCCTCTTGCCCGGGATGTCCCATCCGCCTCTCAACGTGCCTAGTCTACCCATTATGCCCAGCGTGTCCATGCAGGCTCTTCAAG TCAACAGCCAGCAAATCAACAACCACACCCAAAGATCATTGCCACAGAAGAAGTGCCCCAACGAGTTCCTCCACCAAAACCCACAAAGTGAACGCCAGCTCTTCTACAACGACGTAGCCATGCAGCTCTacaacagtgactttaacaaGTTTGCTTCCAAAAAGGAATTTCATGGCTATCTGCTTGAGCAGCAAAAGTGGAGATGGGACACTCACAGTTACATCGGTAATCTGGAGACTCGTGTCCACAACCTGCTGGTCAATCCAAACAGCGGTGTCGCACAAAATGTGGCACGTTATCGCACCATACCTATTAAGTGCAAAAGCGAAGATGTTAAAAGGTGCGAGGCCACGTCCAAGGAACTAGAAAACATGGCAACGCGGATTGCCAGCGTGAGGCAACAGCTCCTGCACAAGAAGGGCACATTGCTGACATCAAATGACGGAAATGGAGTGGTGTGGCAAAACGAGCTGTCCTATATAGAACAGCTGTTTGACAGGACGGATCAGATGTATAATGAGGTGCTGTCTACTCTTGCAAGTGTGAATCAGACCTGGTCACACCTTCAGAAGAGCTTCACTGTGGAGGCAGCCGAGCTCGCTGACCGCAGGCGGCTGTGGCGACGGCGCAAGGAGAATAATCGCAAGCGACGGAAGCGCATGGAGAAGCAACTGGAGAAGATGGAGCAGCGCTCGTGTGAGCTGCTCTTTCACATCACATCAAGGGCTGCGTACGATCGTGTCCGTTCCCATCCTGAAATGCCTCGAATAGGCCCTTCAGAGGTTAACACTGACATGTTGAATGGGGTCAAATCGAAATCGGATGTGCGGCCTCTGATGCATCTCATCAGCAAGGGGTACCTGACGCCAGGAGCCATGGAGATGGTCTCGCAGAAAATCCAGAAACTTGAATGTGGCATCAAGACGGAGAGCCATCAGCAGGCGTCACAGGTTGGCGTTAACTCCCTTGGTACCAGCAGGGCCCATCCCACCTCTGAAGTCAACTCCATGCTGCCCGTTGTGTCGGGTATCAATTCCTCCCCTATGATCGTGTCTGCCAACTCCACAGTGACTCAGCAGTCAGTTCCCACTGTCAATCTCAATACACAGTTAGCCAAGTGA